In the genome of Mucisphaera calidilacus, one region contains:
- a CDS encoding peptidylprolyl isomerase, whose translation MMRPKFEAAMVVVSLGLAGGVSANVLDSGRSVARFETNLGVVHIELFDAEAPQTVANFKTLIGMGAYDSMFFHRLVYGFVLQGGGFNVDLENQLLGYTPDVGNVVNEFGHSNVRGTVAMAKLGGDPDSASNQFFFNLGDNSLNLDNQNGGFTVFGEVLGTDMAVVDAMASVSIANGSGIHSAFSELPLINPPEGYLVLEDLIRVDRALIVMPGDTNFDGEVNLNDLSALASNFGSDADGGVINGPVDGDFNFDGLVNLTDLSVLASNFNTAAVPEPAVAGLLGLGVLGLVRRR comes from the coding sequence ATGATGCGACCGAAGTTTGAAGCCGCGATGGTTGTTGTTTCGCTGGGGCTGGCGGGTGGTGTGTCGGCGAACGTGCTGGACTCGGGTCGTTCGGTGGCTCGTTTTGAGACGAACTTGGGCGTGGTCCACATCGAGTTGTTCGATGCGGAGGCGCCGCAGACGGTGGCTAACTTCAAGACGCTGATCGGGATGGGGGCGTATGACTCGATGTTCTTCCACCGCCTGGTGTACGGGTTTGTGCTGCAGGGCGGCGGGTTCAACGTGGATCTCGAGAACCAGCTGCTGGGGTACACGCCTGACGTCGGGAACGTGGTGAATGAGTTCGGTCACTCGAACGTTCGGGGGACGGTGGCGATGGCGAAGCTGGGCGGCGACCCGGATTCGGCGTCGAATCAGTTTTTCTTCAACCTGGGCGACAACAGCCTGAACCTCGACAACCAGAACGGCGGGTTCACGGTCTTCGGCGAGGTGCTCGGGACGGACATGGCGGTGGTCGACGCGATGGCCAGCGTGAGTATTGCGAACGGCAGCGGGATTCATTCGGCATTCAGCGAGCTGCCGCTGATCAACCCGCCGGAGGGTTACCTGGTCCTGGAAGATCTGATCAGGGTGGATCGTGCACTCATCGTGATGCCCGGGGACACGAACTTCGATGGCGAGGTGAATCTCAATGACCTGTCGGCGCTCGCGAGCAACTTCGGGAGCGATGCGGACGGTGGGGTGATCAACGGCCCGGTCGACGGCGACTTCAACTTCGACGGCCTGGTGAACCTGACGGACCTGTCGGTACTGGCGAGCAATTTCAACACGGCAGCGGTGCCGGAGCCTGCTGTGGCGGGGTTGCTGGGGCTGGGCGTGCTGGGACTGGTTCGTCGTCGCTGA
- a CDS encoding class I SAM-dependent methyltransferase, protein MHTAISLRARLLVALEGLFPPAESGPMSESAQPEHEYAKAAGSYQRFVDELGGVDGLRVLDFGCGWGGESVWLAERGAEVTGCDISASAIEHAQRFAAERGVAGVDFALSDSTRLPFADDSFDAVFSTDVFEHVMDLPAVLGELRRVLRPGGVLLTRFGPLFYSPLGYHLPWTTQVPWAHLVFGLRPIVEVRNTRRSPISPGSWEETGLNRATFGAFREAVGLSGFEAERLERIPVRGLRVLAGLPGVGDLFTFGVDARLVA, encoded by the coding sequence ATGCACACGGCTATCTCCCTGCGCGCGCGTCTGCTGGTTGCCCTTGAGGGGTTGTTTCCGCCTGCCGAGAGCGGCCCGATGAGCGAATCGGCTCAGCCGGAGCACGAGTACGCGAAGGCGGCGGGGAGCTACCAGCGGTTCGTGGATGAGCTTGGCGGGGTGGATGGGCTGCGTGTGCTGGATTTCGGTTGCGGCTGGGGCGGTGAGTCGGTGTGGCTCGCAGAGCGTGGTGCTGAGGTGACGGGCTGTGACATCAGCGCGTCGGCGATCGAGCATGCGCAGCGGTTTGCTGCGGAGCGTGGTGTAGCGGGTGTGGATTTTGCGTTGTCGGACTCGACGCGGCTGCCGTTTGCGGACGACTCGTTTGACGCGGTCTTCTCGACGGACGTGTTCGAGCACGTGATGGATCTGCCGGCGGTGCTGGGCGAGCTTCGCCGTGTGCTCCGCCCGGGCGGGGTGCTGCTGACGCGTTTTGGGCCGTTGTTCTATAGCCCGCTGGGTTATCACCTGCCCTGGACGACGCAGGTGCCCTGGGCGCACCTGGTGTTCGGGTTGCGGCCGATTGTTGAGGTTCGCAACACGCGTCGTTCGCCGATCTCGCCCGGGTCGTGGGAGGAAACGGGTTTGAATCGTGCGACGTTCGGTGCGTTTCGGGAGGCGGTGGGTCTTTCGGGTTTCGAGGCGGAGCGTCTGGAGCGGATCCCGGTGCGCGGGCTGCGGGTTCTGGCGGGCCTGCCGGGAGTGGGTGATTTGTTCACGTTTGGCGTGGATGCGCGTCTGGTGGCGTGA
- a CDS encoding sialate O-acetylesterase, which produces MKRIFLSVVLLVLMTSSVAVAELVLPAVFSDHMVLQRERPVPVWGKADADQAVTVQLMEADNPRPLAQAFTVADVAGHWRAELPAQAAGGPYRLVVRGGDEIVLEDVYLGEVWLCSGQSNMEWPVRLTKNAAAEIAGSADPLLRHFDVPRTVAGEPQWDTDASWTMASPETVPGYTAVGYYFARQLRNRLGVAVGLVNSSWGGTRIEPWMPPRMLTAYPDVAADLELLEERLAAYKADPSAAEAMAEAMRSAYEAEVSERQGLATRGGVGLEQRWMEPGHDVSGWGTMSLPVAWERAGVEALEAYNGVVWFRREVTIPDAWVGRELALNLGPIDDVDSTYVNGELVGTTDFSTRNSWTVDRRYAVSGDVVTNTTLTVVVRVGDWYGDGGISGESSQMWLSLEEGGEKVSLAGPWLYQKEETVVIGQERPAAPPGEPSLGGATARTPTALYNGMICPVKPYGIRGAIWYQGESNASEATRYRSLMPGLIEGWRGDWNDAEMPFGIVQLANFMRERETPGDSAWAELRDAQLHTAKTMEKVGLAVTIDIGEANDIHPRNKQDVGARLASWAMAEAYGQPGAGYSGPMFAKAFRQDSRFVVTFDLFGSQLAVRGGGKPVGFAVAGEDRVWHRAEARIEGDRVEVWCDAVPEPVALRYGWADNPTRANLVNAQGLPASPFRTDDWNTTK; this is translated from the coding sequence ATGAAGCGAATCTTTCTCTCGGTCGTGTTGTTGGTGTTGATGACGTCTTCCGTGGCGGTTGCTGAGCTGGTGCTGCCGGCGGTTTTCAGTGACCACATGGTGCTGCAGCGGGAGCGGCCCGTGCCGGTGTGGGGCAAGGCCGATGCGGATCAGGCGGTGACGGTTCAGTTGATGGAGGCGGACAACCCGCGGCCGTTGGCTCAGGCGTTCACGGTGGCGGATGTGGCGGGTCACTGGCGTGCGGAGTTGCCGGCGCAGGCGGCGGGCGGCCCGTACCGTCTGGTGGTGCGTGGCGGCGACGAGATCGTTCTGGAGGATGTGTATTTGGGCGAGGTGTGGCTGTGCTCGGGGCAGTCGAACATGGAGTGGCCGGTGCGTCTGACGAAGAACGCGGCGGCGGAGATCGCGGGTTCGGCGGATCCGCTGCTGCGGCACTTTGACGTTCCGCGGACGGTCGCGGGCGAGCCGCAATGGGACACGGATGCGTCGTGGACCATGGCATCGCCTGAGACAGTACCGGGTTACACGGCGGTGGGTTATTACTTTGCGCGGCAGTTGCGGAACCGACTGGGCGTGGCGGTGGGTCTGGTGAACAGCAGTTGGGGCGGGACGCGGATCGAGCCGTGGATGCCGCCTCGGATGCTGACGGCTTATCCAGATGTGGCGGCGGATCTGGAGCTGCTTGAGGAGCGGCTGGCTGCGTACAAGGCGGACCCGTCGGCGGCGGAGGCGATGGCTGAGGCGATGCGCTCGGCGTACGAGGCGGAGGTTTCTGAGCGTCAGGGGCTGGCAACGCGGGGCGGGGTCGGTCTTGAGCAGCGATGGATGGAACCGGGCCACGACGTGTCGGGCTGGGGGACGATGTCGCTTCCGGTGGCCTGGGAACGTGCTGGGGTAGAGGCTCTGGAGGCGTACAACGGCGTGGTGTGGTTTCGTCGGGAGGTGACGATCCCGGACGCGTGGGTGGGTCGGGAGCTGGCGTTGAATCTGGGGCCGATTGACGACGTGGACAGCACGTATGTGAATGGTGAGCTGGTGGGCACGACGGATTTTTCGACGCGGAACAGCTGGACGGTGGATCGTCGTTACGCGGTGTCGGGTGACGTGGTGACCAATACGACGCTGACGGTGGTGGTGCGTGTGGGCGACTGGTATGGCGATGGCGGTATCAGCGGCGAGTCGTCGCAGATGTGGCTGAGTCTGGAGGAGGGTGGCGAGAAGGTTTCGCTGGCGGGGCCGTGGCTGTACCAGAAGGAGGAGACGGTGGTGATCGGCCAAGAACGGCCGGCGGCGCCGCCCGGCGAGCCGAGTCTGGGTGGAGCGACGGCGCGGACGCCTACGGCGTTGTACAACGGCATGATCTGCCCGGTGAAGCCTTACGGGATACGTGGTGCGATCTGGTACCAGGGTGAGTCGAACGCGTCGGAGGCGACGCGTTACCGTTCGCTGATGCCGGGGCTGATCGAGGGGTGGCGTGGCGACTGGAATGACGCGGAGATGCCGTTCGGGATTGTGCAGCTGGCGAACTTCATGCGTGAGCGTGAGACGCCCGGTGACTCGGCGTGGGCGGAGCTGCGCGATGCACAGCTGCACACGGCGAAGACGATGGAGAAGGTGGGGCTGGCGGTGACGATCGACATCGGCGAGGCGAACGACATCCACCCACGGAACAAGCAGGATGTGGGTGCGCGGCTGGCGTCGTGGGCGATGGCGGAGGCGTACGGCCAGCCGGGCGCTGGGTATTCGGGGCCGATGTTTGCGAAGGCGTTCCGGCAGGATAGCCGCTTTGTGGTGACGTTCGACCTGTTCGGCTCGCAGCTGGCGGTGCGTGGGGGCGGCAAGCCGGTTGGGTTCGCGGTGGCGGGAGAGGACAGGGTTTGGCACCGGGCCGAGGCGCGGATCGAGGGTGATCGCGTGGAGGTGTGGTGCGACGCGGTGCCGGAACCGGTGGCGTTGCGTTACGGGTGGGCGGACAACCCGACCCGGGCGAATCTTGTGAATGCTCAGGGGCTGCCGGCGTCTCCCTTTCGGACGGACGACTGGAACACGACGAAGTGA
- the tmk gene encoding dTMP kinase: MHETGQAWMQRLSGRFLVFDGPDGSGKSTQITKLVAAAEASGLEVVTVREPGGTYVGEQVRELLLDPKNHDAIDITAEMLLFMASRAQLLAERIRPAIRRGALVIADRFISSTLAYQGTAGGLRTEDIIAVGRVAVGRSWPDLVLVFDVDETTAAQRMNPLVREQEFDTDKDRIELRGAAFHRRVRQGYLDQAARDPEHYAILDARPDPDTVFDTLLTRLAARSAAWEH, from the coding sequence ATGCACGAGACCGGCCAAGCATGGATGCAGCGACTCTCCGGACGATTCCTCGTCTTCGACGGGCCCGACGGCTCGGGCAAGTCCACCCAGATCACCAAACTCGTCGCCGCCGCCGAAGCCTCGGGACTCGAGGTCGTCACCGTCCGCGAGCCGGGCGGCACCTACGTTGGCGAACAGGTCCGCGAACTGCTCCTCGACCCCAAAAACCACGACGCCATCGACATCACCGCCGAGATGCTCCTCTTCATGGCCAGCCGCGCCCAACTCCTCGCCGAACGCATCCGGCCCGCGATCCGACGCGGAGCCCTCGTCATCGCCGACCGGTTCATCTCCTCCACCCTCGCCTACCAGGGCACCGCGGGCGGCCTCCGCACCGAGGACATTATCGCCGTCGGCCGTGTCGCCGTCGGCAGGTCCTGGCCCGACCTCGTCCTCGTCTTCGACGTCGACGAAACCACCGCCGCCCAACGCATGAACCCCCTCGTCCGCGAACAGGAATTCGACACCGACAAGGACCGCATCGAACTCCGCGGCGCCGCTTTCCACCGACGCGTCCGCCAGGGTTACCTCGACCAGGCCGCACGCGACCCCGAGCACTACGCCATCCTCGACGCACGGCCCGACCCCGACACCGTCTTCGACACCCTGCTCACCCGTCTCGCCGCACGCTCCGCCGCCTGGGAGCACTGA
- a CDS encoding class I SAM-dependent methyltransferase produces the protein MPTKWTDDPLDPYRREHAQRGSAFSVTLWNTPESQQKRFRVLKEMVYLPGKHLLDAGCSRGDLAAWLIEHETPYGRYTGVDGLEEVIAFARRRDLPNTTFVAADLLERPEVLREAGAQVVFLSGTLNTMDFATALRLLESCWAACRETLVFNFLSDLAGPDAPPQDYPATRLPTLELLDWAARRASGDVQLRQDYFRQGHDATIVMRKP, from the coding sequence ATGCCGACGAAATGGACTGATGATCCGCTGGATCCTTACCGCCGCGAGCACGCCCAGCGTGGCAGTGCGTTCTCGGTGACGCTCTGGAACACGCCGGAGTCGCAGCAGAAGCGTTTCCGGGTGCTGAAGGAGATGGTGTATCTGCCGGGCAAGCACCTGCTAGACGCGGGTTGTTCGCGTGGGGATCTGGCGGCGTGGCTGATCGAGCACGAGACGCCTTACGGCCGGTACACGGGCGTGGACGGGTTGGAGGAGGTGATCGCTTTTGCGCGTCGGCGTGATCTGCCGAACACGACGTTCGTGGCGGCGGACCTGCTGGAGCGGCCTGAGGTGCTCAGGGAGGCGGGTGCGCAGGTGGTTTTTCTGTCGGGGACGCTGAACACGATGGATTTCGCGACGGCGCTGCGTCTGCTGGAGTCGTGCTGGGCGGCGTGCCGGGAGACGCTGGTATTCAATTTTTTGTCGGATCTGGCGGGGCCGGATGCTCCGCCTCAGGATTACCCGGCGACGCGTTTGCCGACGCTTGAGTTGCTGGACTGGGCGGCGCGGCGGGCGTCGGGCGACGTTCAGTTGCGGCAGGATTATTTTCGGCAGGGGCACGACGCGACGATCGTCATGCGCAAGCCGTGA
- a CDS encoding beta-ketoacyl synthase N-terminal-like domain-containing protein has protein sequence MPSNPTPRRVRISGLGLVTPLGDGAWPTCRALLEGRRITDRAAELPDDTEPVSVARAIGCVAHAQHTATDPAVEIAERAAREAASDAGVDLHGLPTYLGTSKGAVLALTHPHEQQRSLAAALGPAGYLDHHLMLRTGIAVRGHWIAACASSLCALDAARRAIALGDTDRALVLTAESAMTPMFVHSYRRLGVLAPPTRDGYRETPLARRRGGFVLAELGAAVVLEAGEGPGPELLDTATAGEADNLVQPAPGMPALAHIAQQLLTSRTIDVLHPHAPGTEGHDPEELAVLEHATAHQHTPPALYACKGALGHGLGASGLVSLVLACLAMRTAQLPPMPWLTPDNTLEDTRLSIEPQGQRCSRHATHAIFAAGFAGHTAGAVIRNE, from the coding sequence ATGCCATCCAACCCGACCCCAAGACGTGTGCGGATCTCCGGGCTGGGACTGGTTACGCCCCTCGGCGACGGGGCCTGGCCCACCTGCCGCGCCCTGCTCGAAGGCCGACGCATCACCGACCGTGCCGCCGAACTCCCCGACGACACCGAGCCGGTCTCCGTCGCCCGGGCCATCGGCTGCGTCGCCCACGCCCAGCACACCGCCACCGACCCCGCCGTCGAGATCGCCGAACGCGCCGCTCGCGAAGCCGCCAGCGACGCCGGCGTCGACCTCCACGGCCTGCCGACCTACCTCGGCACCAGCAAGGGCGCCGTCCTCGCCCTGACTCACCCGCACGAGCAGCAACGCAGCCTCGCCGCCGCCCTCGGGCCCGCCGGATACCTCGACCACCACCTCATGCTCCGCACCGGCATCGCCGTGCGCGGCCACTGGATCGCCGCCTGCGCCTCCTCCCTCTGCGCCCTCGACGCGGCACGACGCGCCATCGCCCTCGGCGACACCGACCGCGCCCTCGTCCTCACCGCCGAGAGCGCCATGACCCCCATGTTCGTCCACTCCTACCGACGCCTCGGCGTCCTCGCACCCCCGACCCGCGACGGCTACCGCGAAACGCCCCTCGCCAGAAGGCGAGGCGGCTTTGTCCTCGCCGAACTCGGCGCCGCCGTCGTCCTCGAAGCCGGCGAAGGCCCCGGACCTGAACTCCTCGACACCGCCACCGCTGGCGAGGCCGACAACCTCGTCCAGCCCGCGCCCGGCATGCCCGCACTCGCCCACATCGCCCAGCAACTCCTCACCAGCCGCACCATCGACGTCCTTCATCCCCACGCCCCGGGCACCGAGGGACACGACCCTGAGGAACTCGCCGTCCTCGAACACGCCACCGCCCACCAGCACACACCGCCCGCCCTCTACGCCTGCAAGGGTGCACTCGGGCACGGCCTCGGCGCCTCCGGGCTCGTCAGCCTCGTCCTCGCCTGCCTCGCCATGCGCACCGCTCAACTCCCCCCCATGCCCTGGCTTACGCCCGACAACACCCTCGAAGACACACGCCTGAGCATCGAACCCCAAGGACAACGCTGCTCACGCCACGCCACCCACGCTATCTTCGCCGCCGGCTTCGCCGGTCACACCGCCGGTGCCGTCATTCGCAACGAGTAG
- a CDS encoding THUMP-like domain-containing protein, with translation MTPDNLKAWQTLLSEHQPLIDKAAAVDRTTVTGIASLRKHADPALAHLAAQLAEARVRAVPKLGEERAASLIADIEGVEQASSLRTARLKADRFKAAGASRVIDLCSGIGIDAMGCTDAGLDVLAVDRDPVRAWMTARNARCQIAAADAATIDTTDAWLHIDPARRSDGRRAASLEEYEPGPATIAKLIRNTRGACVKLSPALDVEEATTHLGDAAPWSLTFVSEAGRLVQSLWWSGQLAQGDEPGEKQALRIDNDGTHELSGTPIFPLLGPVPENGYLHTLDPAAERADMATILCARHDGIMPHPRAGLVASESVIDSPWLTAFRVETEMGWREDNVRKWLSRHHTGVVEVKPRGIKLDTDALQKSLRGPKKKGGTKRTVFVTRIGEKVRCWITRRV, from the coding sequence GTGACCCCCGACAACCTCAAGGCATGGCAGACGCTCCTCAGCGAGCACCAGCCGCTCATCGACAAGGCCGCCGCCGTTGACCGCACCACCGTCACCGGCATCGCCTCCCTCCGCAAACACGCCGACCCCGCCCTCGCCCACCTCGCCGCCCAACTCGCCGAGGCACGCGTCCGCGCCGTCCCCAAACTCGGCGAAGAACGCGCCGCCAGCCTCATCGCCGACATCGAAGGCGTCGAGCAAGCTAGCAGCCTCCGGACCGCCCGGCTCAAGGCCGACCGCTTCAAGGCAGCCGGGGCCTCCCGGGTCATCGACCTCTGCTCAGGCATCGGCATCGACGCCATGGGATGCACCGACGCCGGACTCGACGTCCTCGCCGTCGACCGCGACCCCGTCCGCGCCTGGATGACCGCCCGGAACGCCCGCTGCCAGATCGCCGCCGCCGACGCCGCCACCATCGACACCACCGACGCATGGCTCCACATCGACCCCGCACGACGCTCCGACGGCCGCCGAGCCGCCTCCCTCGAAGAATACGAACCCGGCCCCGCCACCATCGCCAAACTCATCCGCAACACCCGCGGCGCCTGCGTCAAACTCAGCCCCGCCCTCGACGTCGAAGAAGCCACCACACACCTCGGCGACGCGGCACCCTGGTCCCTCACCTTCGTCTCCGAGGCCGGCCGACTCGTCCAGTCCCTCTGGTGGTCCGGACAACTCGCCCAAGGCGACGAGCCCGGCGAAAAACAGGCCCTCCGCATCGACAACGACGGCACCCACGAACTCTCGGGCACCCCCATCTTCCCCCTCCTCGGGCCCGTCCCCGAAAACGGCTACCTCCACACCCTCGATCCCGCCGCCGAACGCGCCGACATGGCCACCATCCTCTGCGCACGCCACGACGGCATCATGCCCCACCCACGAGCCGGACTCGTCGCCAGCGAATCCGTCATCGACTCGCCATGGCTCACCGCCTTCCGCGTCGAGACCGAGATGGGCTGGCGCGAGGACAACGTCCGCAAGTGGCTTTCCCGACACCACACAGGCGTCGTCGAGGTCAAGCCCCGAGGCATCAAGCTCGACACCGACGCCCTCCAGAAATCCCTCCGCGGCCCTAAGAAGAAGGGCGGCACCAAACGAACCGTCTTCGTCACACGCATCGGCGAGAAAGTCCGCTGCTGGATCACCCGACGCGTCTGA
- a CDS encoding tetratricopeptide repeat protein yields the protein MHDTRRQRRFWGHPLAGAGLLMVAMLVFAGCQSSGTEAQSTTRAADPQARQLVRQAQVSTDAGNTAEALAMLAEAIERDPDLTEAHVAVGQIQLDAGNVAAARTSYVRAVQTDPRDYDAQYGLALVNQILGRVSEAVQGYQRALSIDPESFDARRDLASAFLQAGRPDLSLRHAVTATEMEPESRAAWINLGAAYTMLGQHERAVRSYQQAAELGELDPPLLQSWAQAHLNLREYDRAANLLQQLVQDQPSAFAHERYGYALFKQRKRQEAVVQFQAALQLDREMPQALNGIGVCLMAEYLETGRRNPALRDRAIAAWRRSLTVEPRQPKIVDLMTRFGRIAS from the coding sequence ATGCACGACACGAGACGTCAACGACGGTTTTGGGGTCACCCGCTCGCGGGTGCCGGGCTGCTGATGGTCGCCATGCTGGTCTTCGCCGGCTGCCAGTCCAGCGGAACCGAAGCACAATCCACCACACGCGCCGCAGACCCGCAGGCACGCCAGCTCGTCCGCCAGGCTCAGGTCAGCACCGATGCCGGCAACACCGCCGAAGCCCTCGCCATGCTCGCCGAGGCCATCGAACGCGACCCCGACCTCACCGAGGCCCACGTCGCCGTCGGACAGATCCAGCTCGATGCAGGCAACGTCGCCGCCGCACGTACCTCCTACGTCCGCGCCGTCCAGACCGACCCCCGCGACTACGACGCCCAGTACGGACTCGCCCTCGTCAACCAGATCCTCGGCCGCGTCAGCGAGGCCGTTCAGGGATACCAGCGGGCACTCTCCATCGACCCCGAGAGCTTCGACGCCCGCCGCGACCTCGCCTCCGCCTTCCTCCAGGCCGGTCGGCCCGACCTCTCCCTCCGCCACGCCGTCACCGCCACCGAGATGGAACCCGAATCGCGCGCCGCATGGATCAACCTCGGCGCCGCCTACACCATGCTCGGACAGCACGAACGCGCCGTCCGCTCCTACCAGCAGGCCGCCGAACTCGGCGAACTCGACCCCCCACTCCTACAGAGCTGGGCCCAGGCGCACCTCAACCTCCGCGAGTACGACCGCGCCGCCAACCTCCTCCAGCAACTCGTGCAGGACCAGCCCAGCGCCTTTGCCCACGAACGCTACGGCTACGCCCTCTTCAAGCAACGCAAACGCCAGGAGGCCGTGGTCCAGTTCCAGGCCGCGCTCCAACTCGACCGCGAGATGCCACAGGCCCTCAACGGCATCGGCGTCTGCCTCATGGCCGAGTACCTCGAGACCGGGCGACGCAACCCCGCACTCCGTGACCGAGCCATCGCGGCCTGGCGACGAAGCCTCACCGTCGAACCCCGCCAGCCCAAGATCGTCGACCTCATGACTCGGTTCGGCCGCATCGCGTCGTGA
- a CDS encoding NAD+ synthase: MRVALAQINPTVGDIAGNHALIAGAIDEARRSSADLLVLPELAVCGYPPKDLLLKPDLIDGCAEAVADLASRCQGLTAVIGYPTPSPAPMGAPLYNAAAVCADGAVQATVIKTLLPTYDVFDERRYFEPGERPITVPCGDHRLGITICEDLWNEEALFERRLYVEEPAAHLAGLGASLLINTAASPFTRDKQDFRLKLMAHVAKRHGLPLVYVNQVGGNDELVFDGGSCVVNGRGEVIAHAAGFAEDFLVVDLDAPAAAAEPAYPRGIAGVYHALVLGLRDYCRKCGFTSVVLGLSGGIDSALSAAICVDALGPERVTGVTMPSRYSSSGSVDDAEELAVRMGITFHRIPIEGPHGAFEGALSEVFAGLEPDVTEENVQARIRGTLLMAISNKTGSMLVTTGNKSELAVGYCTLYGDMAGGLAVLSDLPKTQVYEMARWINSGPDSPLLERFGGPVIPEATISKPPSAELRPDQVDQDSLPPYDVLDAIIERYVEREQPVSVIVAETGFDAEMVARFAGLIDRNEYKRKQAAPGLKVTGRAFGFGRRVPIAQRYRSRVVEAVGE; encoded by the coding sequence ATGCGTGTAGCCCTTGCCCAAATCAATCCGACCGTCGGCGACATCGCGGGCAACCATGCCCTGATCGCCGGTGCGATCGACGAGGCTCGCCGATCGTCCGCTGATCTTCTGGTGCTTCCTGAGTTGGCCGTGTGCGGTTATCCGCCCAAGGACCTTCTGCTGAAGCCCGATCTGATCGACGGTTGTGCCGAGGCCGTCGCGGACCTGGCCTCCCGTTGCCAGGGTCTCACAGCCGTCATCGGCTATCCGACCCCATCTCCTGCTCCGATGGGTGCGCCGCTTTACAACGCGGCGGCGGTCTGTGCGGATGGCGCGGTCCAAGCGACGGTTATCAAGACGTTGTTGCCGACATACGACGTGTTCGATGAACGCCGTTACTTCGAGCCGGGTGAGCGTCCGATAACCGTTCCTTGTGGCGACCATCGTCTGGGAATCACGATCTGCGAGGACCTGTGGAACGAGGAGGCGTTGTTCGAGCGGAGGTTGTACGTCGAGGAGCCGGCGGCTCATCTGGCGGGTTTGGGTGCGTCGCTGCTGATCAACACGGCGGCTTCGCCTTTCACGCGGGACAAGCAGGATTTTCGGCTGAAGCTGATGGCGCATGTGGCCAAGCGGCATGGCCTGCCGCTGGTCTATGTGAATCAGGTGGGTGGGAATGACGAGTTGGTCTTTGATGGTGGGTCGTGCGTGGTCAACGGGCGGGGCGAGGTGATCGCGCACGCGGCGGGGTTTGCGGAGGACTTTCTGGTGGTCGATCTTGACGCGCCAGCCGCAGCGGCGGAGCCGGCGTATCCGCGTGGGATCGCGGGCGTGTATCACGCGCTGGTGCTCGGGCTGCGGGACTATTGCCGCAAGTGCGGGTTCACGTCGGTGGTGCTGGGGTTGTCGGGTGGGATTGACTCGGCGTTGTCGGCGGCGATCTGCGTAGACGCGTTGGGCCCGGAGCGTGTGACGGGGGTGACGATGCCCTCGCGTTACTCGTCGTCGGGTTCGGTGGATGATGCCGAGGAACTGGCCGTGCGGATGGGGATCACGTTCCACCGGATCCCGATTGAGGGGCCGCACGGTGCTTTCGAGGGGGCGTTGTCGGAGGTGTTCGCGGGCTTGGAGCCGGACGTGACGGAGGAGAATGTTCAGGCGCGGATCCGGGGGACGCTGCTGATGGCGATCTCGAACAAGACCGGGAGCATGCTGGTGACAACGGGGAACAAGAGCGAGTTGGCGGTGGGTTACTGCACGCTCTACGGCGACATGGCGGGCGGCCTGGCGGTGCTCTCAGACCTGCCCAAGACGCAGGTCTACGAGATGGCGCGTTGGATCAACAGCGGGCCGGACTCGCCTTTGCTGGAGCGATTCGGCGGGCCGGTGATCCCGGAAGCGACGATCAGCAAGCCCCCTTCTGCGGAGCTTCGGCCGGATCAGGTGGATCAGGACTCGCTTCCGCCTTATGACGTTCTGGACGCGATCATCGAGCGTTATGTCGAGCGTGAGCAGCCGGTGAGCGTGATTGTGGCGGAAACGGGTTTTGATGCGGAGATGGTGGCGCGTTTCGCGGGTCTGATCGACCGCAACGAATACAAGCGGAAGCAGGCGGCACCGGGGCTGAAGGTGACGGGCCGTGCGTTTGGTTTCGGGCGTCGGGTGCCGATTGCGCAGCGGTATCGCAGCCGGGTGGTGGAGGCGGTTGGTGAGTGA